The genomic stretch CCGGATGCTCGTCGCGGACCGCGGCGGGAAGCGGACCGTCCCGGTGGCGCGCCGCCGCTCGATCGTCGGGCTGGGCCGGGGCGTGCGGGAAACCGGCCGGATCGGGGAGGCGGAGTTCGAGGCCGGCCTCCGGGCCCTTCGGGAGTTTCGCCGGGAGATGGTGCGGGGGGATGTCGCGGCGTACCGGGCGTGCGGCACCGCCTGCCTGCGGGAGGCGGAGAATCGCGCCGACTTTCTCGAGGCGGCCGCGGGCGAGGGGATCGACATCGACGTGATCGGACCGGCCGAGGAGGCGCGCCTCACCTGGGAGGGGATCCGGTCGGGGGTCGCCGGCAGGCCGGGAGACGTGGCGATGGAT from bacterium encodes the following:
- a CDS encoding exopolyphosphatase, which encodes MRRLAAIDIGTNTIRMLVADRGGKRTVPVARRRSIVGLGRGVRETGRIGEAEFEAGLRALREFRREMVRGDVAAYRACGTACLREAENRADFLEAAAGEGIDIDVIGPAEEARLTWEGIRSGVAGRPGDVAMD